The following nucleotide sequence is from Nitrospira sp..
ATCTTCACCATCGTGTTACTCCTTTTTGACTATCACATCACCGCTGCGATACCTCCCTATCTAGCAAGGCACATGCCATTAGGATCCACTACAAATTTGAAGATTTTTCGCTTCGTCTGGCATGAAAATGAGCGAATTCGCACATAACGCACTGTGCGGATTGCGAGGAAGTGCCCGCTAGACTGTCCGTTGAATCTGCTTTTCGAACTGGTAGGCTGGTCGATGATCTACCTGTCAGGCAAGTGGCAACAGGCCTCAGGAGATTGTCACCTGGCTAGTGACGCGACCTGGAAGCTCAGATGATGCAGCCGGCGCTCGAGGTACGGTTCAAGGCATCAATTGGCAGCTTGGCCGGGGTCTCGACGAAGGATCTTTATGCAGTACAGGCCGCTCAAAAAGCCTATCCAGTTGGGCCGCAGCGAACGAAAACCCGAGGCGTACTGTTTTGGTACGTGGAGGGTTTGAGTGAAGCGAGAACGACGCTGGGAGGCTTTTTCAGCGACCTGCTTTTGCAGACTTGTTCGCTTGCAGATACTGATTGATGCCTGCCGCCATCTTGCGCCCTTCGGCAATGGCCCAGACGATGAGGGAGGCGCCGCGCTTGGTATCGCCGCCGGCAAAGACCCCGTCGAGGTTGGTCATGAAGTGTTCATTGACGGTCACGCAGCCGCGCGCATCGTAGTTCACGCCGAGGCTGTCGAGAAAGCCGTTTCTGACCGGGCCGGTAAAGCCCATGGCGAGGAGCACGAGATCCGCATCCAATTCGAACTCGGTATTCGGCATCGTGACGAACTTGCCGCCTTCGAACTTGACCCGGTTGGCATGCAACTTCGTCACATGACCGTTGTGACCAGTGAACTTGGTGGTGGACACGCTCCATTGACGATCACAGCCTTCTTCGTGCGCATGCGACGTACGAAGCTGCATCGGCCAAAGCGGCCAGGGGGTCGAAGTGGAACGGGACGGAGGTGGCTCGGGCAATACTTCAAACTGATGCGCTTCGCTGCAGCCCTGCCGATGCGCAGTTCCCAGACAATCGGACCCGGTATCGCCGCCGCCGATGATCACCACCCGCTTTCCCTTGGCGGTGATCGGTTCTTCGGATACGGAGATCCCTGCCGTCCGCTTGTTCTGCTGCGTGAGATAGTCCATGGCGAAATGGATGCCCTTGAGTTCACGCCCAGGCACCGGCAGATCGCGCGCCATTTCCGCGCCCATCGTCAGGCCGACCGCATCGAACTCCTGGCGTAACTGTTCGCCGGTGATATCTTTCCCCACGGTGACGCCGGTTTTGAATTCCACCCCTTCGGCTTTCATCTGTTCCAGCCGCCGGTCGATGACCCACTTCTCCATTTTGAAATCAGGGATGCCATACCGCAGCAGGCCGCCGATACGATCGGCCCTCTCGAACACGGTGACGCTATGACCGGCGCGCGCGAGTTGCTGTGCGGCAGCCAACCCGGCAGGGCCTGACCCAACGATGGCGACCGTCTTCCCGGTCATTCTCACCGGCAAGGCCGGCTCGACCAGGCCTTCGTTGAAGCCGCGATCGATAATGTTCCATTCAAGCACGCGGATCGACACCGGGTCGCTGTTGATGCCCAGCACGCAGGCCCCTTCGCAGGGCGCGGGACAGAGGCGGCCGGTGAATTCCGGGAAATTGTTCGTGGTGTGCAACGCCTTCAGCGCATCTTTCCAGCGACCGCGATAGACGAGATCGTTCCACTCGGGAATCAAATTCACGACGGGACAGCCGGTATTCCCCTGGCAAAATGGCACGCCGCAATCCATGCAGCGCGCGCCTTGAACCTTGAGCTTCTCCTCCGGGATGGGCTCGTACATTTCTTTCCAGTCGAGCACGCGCAACTCGACCGCTTTCCGCTTCGGTCCCTCACGCGCGTATTTCAGAAAGCCCTTTGGATCACCCATCGCTAATTCGTCTCTCGTCCTTCGTCGCTTGGCTATCGGCTGGATTGCTCACACGTGCGCGTCACCAAACGCGCTGCCATCTATTTTTGCACTTTGGCTGCAGCGGCCTTCCGCTCGGCCAGCACACGCTTGTAATCGATCGGCATGACCTTCACGAACTTGGGCAGGATCGCCTCCCACCCATCCAGAATACGCTTGGCATTCCGGCTGCCGGTATAGAGGAAGTGCGACGTAATCATGTCGTGCAGCAGCCGCTTGTCCTCATCGCTGACGACGGGCTCCAACTCCACCATGCCTAAGTTGCAACGAGACTGGAACTTGTCCAACTCGTTCAACACAAACGCCACCCCGCCTGACATACCGGCCGCGAAATTCCTGCCGGTGCGGCCCAGGACCGCCACGACTCCGCCGGTCATATATTCACACCCGTGGTCGCCGGTTCCCTCGACAACGGCGCGCACGCCGCTATTCCGCACGGCAAACCGCTCGCCGGCCATGCCGTAAAAATAGGCTTCGCCCCGCGTGCCGCCATACAACGACGTATTGCCGACGAGAATGGTTTCTTCCGGCGTGTAAATCGCGTTCTTCGGCGGGAAGACGATGATCTTGCCGCCCGACAGCCCCTTGCCGATATAGTCGTTGGACTCGCCTTCGAGGATCAACGTGATGCCGCGAGTAAGGAACGCGCCGAACGATTGGCCGGCCGATCCGTTGAACTTGATCGTGATCGTGTCCGCAGGCAATCCATCCTGTCCGTACTTCTTCGACACCTGACTCGACAACATCGTGCCCACGGTCCGGTTCAGATTCCGGATCGGCAGTTCGAGCGTGACCTTTTGTCCACGATCGATCGCGGGGGCACATTGCTCGATGAGCTTGCGGTCCAAAATCTCGGCAATCCCGTGATCCTGCTTCTGCACGCAATACCGCGGCACTTCAGGACCGACCTCGGGCATCTTGAGCAGCGGCGCCAGATCCAGCCCCTTGGCCTTCCAATGTTCGACGGCCTTGTGAATCTTGAGTTTGTCCACGCGGCCCACCATGTCATTGATCGTGCGGAATCCCAACTTCGCCATGATCTGCCGCAACTCTTCGGCGATGAAGAAGAAGAAATTGACGACATGTTCCGGCTGGCCAGTAAACTTCTTGCGCAAGACGGGATCCTGCGTCGCAATGCCGACAGGACAGGTATTGAGGTGGCACTTGCGCATCATGATGCAGCCTTCGATGATGAGCGGCGCCGTGGCAAATCCGTATTCTTCTGCCCCTAACAACGCCGCAACGGCCACATCGCGCCCGGTCTTCATCTGGCCGTCGGTTTCCACACGAATCCGCCCACGCAAATCATTGAGGACCAGCGTTTGATGCGTCTCCGCCAGGCCCAACTCCCACGGCACACCGGCGTACTTAATCGATGAGAGCGGAGAGGCTCCGGTCCCGCCTGAATCGCCGCTGATGAGCACCTTGTCCGCATGGGCCTTGGCCACGCCGGCTGCAACCGTGCCGACACCGACCTCGGAGACCAGCTTCACCGAGACGGCCGCATCGGCATTGGCATTCTTCAAGTCGAAGATGAGCTGCGCCAGGTCTTCGATGGAATAGATGTCATGGTGCGGCGGCGGTGAAATGAGCTGCACGCCCGGCGTGGAATAGCGCAACCGCGCGATATTCTCATCGACCTTGTGGCCCGGCAACTGACCGCCTTCACCCGGCTTTGCGCCCTGCGCCATCTTGATCTGGAGTTCCTTGGCATTCACCAGATAATGGCTTGTCACGCCGAACCGCGCCGATGCCACCTGCTTGATATAGCTGTTGCGGGAGTCGCCGTTCGGGAGCGGCTCGAACCGCTCCGGATCCTCGCCGCCTTCACCCGTGTTGCTCTTGGCGCCCAGCCGGTTCATGGCGATCGCCAGCGTCTCGTGCGCTTCTTTGCTGATGGAGCCGAACGACATGGCTCCGGTGGTGAAGCGCTTGACGATGTCTTTGGCCGGTTCGACTTCGTCCAGCGCAATCGGTTCCGGCAGAAACTTGAATTCCAGCAGGCCGCGCAAATTCGAGCGACGTTTGCTTTCGTCATTCACCAGTTGGGAGAACTCGGCAAAAGTCTTCGGGTCGTTATTCTTCGTCGCATGTTGCAACTTGTAGATGGTGTCGGGATTCCAATTGTGATGCTCACCCTGAATCCGGTAGTGAATCTCGCCGCCGAAATCCAACTGTCGGATCGGCACCGGTTCGTAGGCCACGCGATGGCGGCGCAACGTTTCTTCCCCGATTTCCCGAACGCCAATACCTTCGATCCGCGACGGTGTGCCGGTGAAGTAGCGATCGATCAATTCATGATTGAGCCCGATCGCCTCGAAGATCTGCGCACCGCAGTAGGACTGCACCGTGGAGATCCCCATCTTCGAGAAAATCTTGAGCAAGCCTTTGTTAATGGCCTTAATGAACTTGCCTTCCGCGGTCGCGGCGTCCAGCCCCTCCGGGAAATAGCCATCCCGTTCCAAGTCCACCAGCGACTCGAAGACCAGATACGGATTCACGGTTCCGGCTCCGAAGCCGATCAAGCAGGCGAAATGATGGACATCCCGTGGCTCGCCGGTTTCCACCGTCAGGCCCACTTCCGTTCTCGTGCACTCCCGCACCAGATGGTGATGCACTGCCGCGACACCGAGGAGGCTCGGGATTGGCGCCCATTCCGCATTCACGCCACGGTCGCTAAGGATGAGGAACTTGTAGCCTTCGCGAATGGCTTGCGAGGCCTGCCTGCACAAGTCGTCGACCGCCGCCCCCAGTCCTTCCGGACCTTCGGCCACACGGAACAACATCTTCAACGTCTTGCTCTTAAAATGCGGATCGGCGATCTCACGAATTTTGTGCAGATCGGCATTCGTCAATATCGGCTGCTTCACCCGGATGCGGCGGGCCGATTCCGGATGCTCATCCATCAGATTGGGCTTGGGGCCGATGCTGGTGGTGAGCGACATCACAAGTTCTTCGCGGATCGGATCAATCGGCGGATTCGTGACTTGCGCAAAGAGTTGCTTGAAGTATTTGAAGAGCAACTGCGGCCGTTCGGACAACACCGCGAGCGGCGTATCCGTGCCCATCGAGGAGATGGCTTCCTGCCCTTCCACCACCATGGGGGTGATGACCATCTTCAGTTCTTCGATGGTATAGCCGAACGCCTGCTGACGTTGCCGGATCGTGGGATGATCGGGCTGCGGCACATTAATGGGATCGGGCAATTCATCCAGCGAGATGCGATGCTCGGTCACCCAGGACCGGTACGGCTTTCGACGAACGATATCGGCTTTGACTTCTTCGTCGTCGATGATGCGGCCCTGTTCGGTATCGACCAGGAACATGCGGCCCGGCATCAACCGCCCTTTTTGACGGATGCGCTGCGGATCCATCGGCAGGACGCCGGCTTCGGAAGCCAGTACGACCAACCCATCGGTCGTCACCTGATAGCGGCAGGGGCGCAGACCATTGCGGTCCAGCGTGGCGCCGATCATTTTGCCATCGGTGAAACACACCGCTGCGGGACCATCCCAAGGCTCCTGCATGGCGGCGTGGTACTCGTAGAATCCACGGCGATCCAAATCCATCTGCGGATTGGCCACCCAGGGCTCCGGGATCAGCATCATCATGGCATGCGGCAATGACCGCCCGCCGAGCACCAGAAATTCCAGCGCATTGTCCAAGCTGGCCGAGTCGCTCTGATTCTCGTAGACGATCGGAAAGAGCTTCTTCATGTCTTCGCCGAACAACTCGGAGTTCAGCCGCCCCTGCCGCGCGCGCATCCAGTTCACATTGCCCTTGAGCGTATTGATCTCACCGTTGTGGCAAATGTAGCGATAGGGATGGGCCAGCGGCCAGGTGGGAAACGTATTCGTGCTGAAACGCGAATGGACCAGCGCCATGGCGCTCGTCAGGCTGCTGTCGGTGAGATCCTGGTAATACTGCGGGATCTGGTGCGGGAGCAGGAGCCCCTTGAACACGATGGTGCTGCTGGACAAACTCGGGATGTAGAAGTAGTCCCGCCCTTCAATGGCGGATTCGCGCACCGCCCGTTCCACGCACTTGCGGATGACGTATAAGCGCCGTTCAAATTCCGCATCTGTGAAAATGCCGCGGGCGATGAACACCTGACGCATGAACGGCTCAGTGCTGCGGGCAACCGGCCCGATGGCATCGCTCTTCACCGGCACGTCACGCCAGCCGAGCAGCTTGGCGTTGGCATCCTTGATCGTGCGTGCGAACAGCGTTTCGCATTGCGCCCGGGCATCGGCATCAGGCGGCAAGAAGACCATGCCCACGCCATATTCGCCCGCACCGGGCAGTTTGATGCCGCTGTCCTTGGCGGCACGTTTGAAAAACTCGTGGGGTACCTGGAGGAGAATGCCGGCGCCATCGCCGGTGTACGGATCGCAGCCTTGCGCCCCGCGATGGGTCAGAGCCTCCAGTACTTGCAGGCCCTGCTCGACGATCCGATGCGATCGCTGGCCTTTGATATCGACGACAAACCCGACTCCGCACGAGTCTTTCTCGTGCTGCGGATCATATAGCCCTTGTTTGGGAGGAAGCCCTGGTACATTCATGACACGTATTCTCGTCAAAGAGGCAGGCAATTAACCGGGCAACAGAGTCCCCTTACGGGGACGTTGAAGCTGCCAAACGACCACGGTGACTGCTGCCATGCATTTGGGGAAATCAGCGAGCAGTCACCTTACTGGATGGGCCGTGAAACTGTCAAGAGAACGGCGAGCCAATCTGCCTCCGACATACCGCGCCCAGTGCTTGACTTAATGGAGTTTCCTGCCCTACTATCCGCCCCATGTCGAACGGACCGACCACCCTCACGCTCCACAGCATGGCCGATGTCTGGGACGTGTATCGTGAAGAGCTCGAGGGGGTCGAAGAACAGATCCGGAAAAATCTCGACTCCAGTGTCGCGTTGGTCAACACCGTCGCCGCCCACATCCTCAACAGCGGCGGCAAACGCGTCCGCCCCCTCTTCGTACTTCTCAGCGCTCATCTCTGCGGTTACGCCGGACAAGATCACCAAGCACTCGGCAGCCTGGTTGAATTTATTCATACCGCCACCCTGTTGCACGACGACGTGGTGGATGACGCCGACCTGCGACGAGGTCGCCGTACCGCGAGTAAAGTCTGGGGCAATCAAATCAGTATTCTGGTCGGCGACTATCTCTACTCTCGCGCGATCTGCCAGATCGTCGACTTCCGCAATCAAGGCATCAACGAAGCGCTGTCGGAAGCCTGTCGGAAAATGGCCGAAGGCGAGGTCTTGCAACTGTATTACAACGGCAATCCGCTGATGCCGGAGCCCGAGTATCTCCGCATCATCGAACATAAAACCGCCGGGTTGATTGCGGCATCCTGCAAGATCGGCGCGATCGTCGCCGGAGCCACGGAAGAACTACAGGAAGCGCTGTTCCGGTTCGGACAGCGGCTGGGCATTGCATTCCAGCTAGCGGATGATACGCTGGACTATACCGCCAACGGTGAGCATCTGGGCAAAACCCTTGGGCAGGACCTTCGGCAAGGCAAAGCGACACTGCCGTTGTTGCACCTCTTGCAACACTGCCCGGAGCCGGATCGGCAGTTGATTAAAGACCGCATGGAAACCAGAACCTTGACCGATGAGGAACTCCGCCGCATCGTGGCCTTGATGCAGGAGTACGGGTCCATCGCCTATGCCATGGAACGGGCGCACGCATTTGTCGCTGCCGCCAAACGCGATCTCGATCTGTTTCACGACAACACCGCCAAGCGCGCCCTGTCCATTGCCGCCGATTACATGGTGACTCGCGACCGCTGAGTTGCCGCCGGCTGGATTCACAACGCCCACTGCTCTGCTGACCGTCCGACATCGTTCAGCGCCGGAGCCCGTCTCTTCGCCGTCGGTCGATCGAGCGTATCCCTGGGCGCCCCACGCTCGACAGGCGTTTGTTTGCACCGTAATCACGCGAGAAAAGGATAGAACCCGCATGGCACATATCATTCCGTTTCACGGCACGCTGTATAATCCCGCGACGGTCGGCGATGTCCGCCAGGTGGTCGCACCGCCCTACGACATTATCGACAATACGTTGCAGAAGACGCTGCACGATCGCCACCCTAACAACGTGATTCGCTTGGAACTGGGCTACGAGCAGCCGGGAGACACGGCGACCAACAGTAAATACACGCGTGCAGGCGGTGCCCTGAAAGATTGGCTGAAGACCGGAGCCCTCCGCAAGGATTCCCAGCCCGCGATCTATTACCACACGATCGAATACCGGCCTCCCTATTCGGCTCCCGGCACGCCGACGAAAACATTCAAAGGGTTCCTCTCCACGGTGGAGCTCGAAGAATTCGGCTCAGGCAAGATCTACCCGCACGAGAACACCCGCGCGGCAGCAAAAACCGACCGGTTCAATCTGCTCGAAGCCTGCCGCGCCAACTTCAGCGCCATCATTTCGCTCTATTCCGATCCGCAGAATGATGTGCTCACCGTGATCGAACAGTCGATCGCTGCAGAGAAACCGCGCATCGATTTCCAAGACGACGAGGGCTTCCGGCAACGACTCTGGAGCGTGACCGACCCCACTGTCCTCGCCAAGGTCGTCGAGATCATGCACACGAAACAACTGTTCATCGCCGACGGCCACCATCGTTATGAAACGGCACTGAATTACCGCCGTGCGCGGCGGCAACAGGCCGGCGCACCGACGTCGCCGCAGCCGTACGACAATGTCCTAATGCTGTTCGCGAGCCTGGAGGACAAGGGCCTGACCGTGTTGCCGACGCATCGTGTGCTCACCACGGCGGTGCCTGCGCCAGCAGACCTGTTACGCACTCTGGATGCACTGTTCGAGGTCACCGCCTTGCCGTTCCAGGCGGGCAATGAAACGCAGGTACGCGCGCAATTCATCGAGAAACTGCGCAACCAAGGACAGTCCGTGCCGATGTTCGGATTGGCCCTGAAGAACGACTCGAACTATTACTTACTGACCCTGAGGCCCTCCCATCGCCCCACGGCATCCACGTCGCCGCGCGATCGGCTCGACGTGTCGTTGCTTCAGCAGCATATCGTCTCCATCCTCTGCCCCACGCAACAGGCGCAGGAAGCGATGCTCTATTCAAAAGATGACCACGAAGCGTTGAATTGGGTGCGCCAGGGAACCGGCACGGCAGCATTGCTGCTGAATCCGACCAAAGTGGCGGAAGTCAAAGCCGTTGCCTCCGCAGGCGAGCGCATGCCGCACAAATCGACGTATTTTTTCCCCAAGCCGTTGACCGGATTGGTCATGAATGTGATGGAAGACTAGGAGCTGAACACAGGTTTCAATGAAGGCCAAAGTACTCATAGTCGATGACGATCAGGACATCGTGACGATGTTGCAGGATCGCCTCGATGCCGGCGGATATCGAACCCTGACGGCCTCCGACGGCCAGCGTGGCATCGAGCTCATCGAACAGGAATCTCCCAACCTCGTCCTGCTGGATTTGTACCTTCCACGTCTCAAGGGCATGGATGTGCTCAAACGCATGGCTCAGAACAAGCAATGCGAAGACATTCCCGTGATCGTCATGACTGCCGCCGGCACGATTCCCGACGCGGTCGAAGCGATGCGGCATGGGGCCTACGACTTCCTGACGAAGCCGCTGGAGAAGGACCATCTCCTGATCGTCATTCAGAAGGCGCTGGAACGAGACTCGCTGAAGCGGCAGGTAGCCGCGCTCAAGTCTGACATCCAAAACCGCTACGCGACCATTGTCGGGGAAAGCCAGAAGATCAAGGGCATCATCGAGTCGGCCCAGCGTGCCGCCAAGTCGGACGCCAGCATTCTTCTGCTCGGCGAAAGCGGCACAGGGAAGGAACTGTTTGCACGATCCATCCACCAGTGGAGCCCGCGTCAGAGCATGCCCATGGTCGTGATCAATTGCGTGGCGCTCACCGAAACGCTACTTGAGAACGAACTGTTTGGCCACGAACGCGGCGCATTCACCAGCGCCGACCGCCTACAGAAGGGTAAGCTTGAAATGGCCGACGGCGGGACCGTCTTTCTGGAC
It contains:
- a CDS encoding DUF1015 domain-containing protein, which encodes MAHIIPFHGTLYNPATVGDVRQVVAPPYDIIDNTLQKTLHDRHPNNVIRLELGYEQPGDTATNSKYTRAGGALKDWLKTGALRKDSQPAIYYHTIEYRPPYSAPGTPTKTFKGFLSTVELEEFGSGKIYPHENTRAAAKTDRFNLLEACRANFSAIISLYSDPQNDVLTVIEQSIAAEKPRIDFQDDEGFRQRLWSVTDPTVLAKVVEIMHTKQLFIADGHHRYETALNYRRARRQQAGAPTSPQPYDNVLMLFASLEDKGLTVLPTHRVLTTAVPAPADLLRTLDALFEVTALPFQAGNETQVRAQFIEKLRNQGQSVPMFGLALKNDSNYYLLTLRPSHRPTASTSPRDRLDVSLLQQHIVSILCPTQQAQEAMLYSKDDHEALNWVRQGTGTAALLLNPTKVAEVKAVASAGERMPHKSTYFFPKPLTGLVMNVMED
- the gltB gene encoding glutamate synthase large subunit, which produces MNVPGLPPKQGLYDPQHEKDSCGVGFVVDIKGQRSHRIVEQGLQVLEALTHRGAQGCDPYTGDGAGILLQVPHEFFKRAAKDSGIKLPGAGEYGVGMVFLPPDADARAQCETLFARTIKDANAKLLGWRDVPVKSDAIGPVARSTEPFMRQVFIARGIFTDAEFERRLYVIRKCVERAVRESAIEGRDYFYIPSLSSSTIVFKGLLLPHQIPQYYQDLTDSSLTSAMALVHSRFSTNTFPTWPLAHPYRYICHNGEINTLKGNVNWMRARQGRLNSELFGEDMKKLFPIVYENQSDSASLDNALEFLVLGGRSLPHAMMMLIPEPWVANPQMDLDRRGFYEYHAAMQEPWDGPAAVCFTDGKMIGATLDRNGLRPCRYQVTTDGLVVLASEAGVLPMDPQRIRQKGRLMPGRMFLVDTEQGRIIDDEEVKADIVRRKPYRSWVTEHRISLDELPDPINVPQPDHPTIRQRQQAFGYTIEELKMVITPMVVEGQEAISSMGTDTPLAVLSERPQLLFKYFKQLFAQVTNPPIDPIREELVMSLTTSIGPKPNLMDEHPESARRIRVKQPILTNADLHKIREIADPHFKSKTLKMLFRVAEGPEGLGAAVDDLCRQASQAIREGYKFLILSDRGVNAEWAPIPSLLGVAAVHHHLVRECTRTEVGLTVETGEPRDVHHFACLIGFGAGTVNPYLVFESLVDLERDGYFPEGLDAATAEGKFIKAINKGLLKIFSKMGISTVQSYCGAQIFEAIGLNHELIDRYFTGTPSRIEGIGVREIGEETLRRHRVAYEPVPIRQLDFGGEIHYRIQGEHHNWNPDTIYKLQHATKNNDPKTFAEFSQLVNDESKRRSNLRGLLEFKFLPEPIALDEVEPAKDIVKRFTTGAMSFGSISKEAHETLAIAMNRLGAKSNTGEGGEDPERFEPLPNGDSRNSYIKQVASARFGVTSHYLVNAKELQIKMAQGAKPGEGGQLPGHKVDENIARLRYSTPGVQLISPPPHHDIYSIEDLAQLIFDLKNANADAAVSVKLVSEVGVGTVAAGVAKAHADKVLISGDSGGTGASPLSSIKYAGVPWELGLAETHQTLVLNDLRGRIRVETDGQMKTGRDVAVAALLGAEEYGFATAPLIIEGCIMMRKCHLNTCPVGIATQDPVLRKKFTGQPEHVVNFFFFIAEELRQIMAKLGFRTINDMVGRVDKLKIHKAVEHWKAKGLDLAPLLKMPEVGPEVPRYCVQKQDHGIAEILDRKLIEQCAPAIDRGQKVTLELPIRNLNRTVGTMLSSQVSKKYGQDGLPADTITIKFNGSAGQSFGAFLTRGITLILEGESNDYIGKGLSGGKIIVFPPKNAIYTPEETILVGNTSLYGGTRGEAYFYGMAGERFAVRNSGVRAVVEGTGDHGCEYMTGGVVAVLGRTGRNFAAGMSGGVAFVLNELDKFQSRCNLGMVELEPVVSDEDKRLLHDMITSHFLYTGSRNAKRILDGWEAILPKFVKVMPIDYKRVLAERKAAAAKVQK
- a CDS encoding sigma-54-dependent Fis family transcriptional regulator translates to MKAKVLIVDDDQDIVTMLQDRLDAGGYRTLTASDGQRGIELIEQESPNLVLLDLYLPRLKGMDVLKRMAQNKQCEDIPVIVMTAAGTIPDAVEAMRHGAYDFLTKPLEKDHLLIVIQKALERDSLKRQVAALKSDIQNRYATIVGESQKIKGIIESAQRAAKSDASILLLGESGTGKELFARSIHQWSPRQSMPMVVINCVALTETLLENELFGHERGAFTSADRLQKGKLEMADGGTVFLDEIGDMPLPLQAKLLRVLQDKEFQRVGGTRSISVNIRFVAATNKDLRQAVKAGQFREDLFFRLNVVSFTLPPLRERSEDIVGLAEFFLKRHAYEAKRPGVTLSSAAKAALTHYSWPGNIRELDNVLSRAVVLSPNDVIEPEFLALSPDEVACKGGTDHALPYLNLTYHESMEAHSAYIIDRALEKAAGNQTKAAEFLDLQRTYLARLIKQRKPTAE
- a CDS encoding glutamate synthase subunit beta; amino-acid sequence: MGDPKGFLKYAREGPKRKAVELRVLDWKEMYEPIPEEKLKVQGARCMDCGVPFCQGNTGCPVVNLIPEWNDLVYRGRWKDALKALHTTNNFPEFTGRLCPAPCEGACVLGINSDPVSIRVLEWNIIDRGFNEGLVEPALPVRMTGKTVAIVGSGPAGLAAAQQLARAGHSVTVFERADRIGGLLRYGIPDFKMEKWVIDRRLEQMKAEGVEFKTGVTVGKDITGEQLRQEFDAVGLTMGAEMARDLPVPGRELKGIHFAMDYLTQQNKRTAGISVSEEPITAKGKRVVIIGGGDTGSDCLGTAHRQGCSEAHQFEVLPEPPPSRSTSTPWPLWPMQLRTSHAHEEGCDRQWSVSTTKFTGHNGHVTKLHANRVKFEGGKFVTMPNTEFELDADLVLLAMGFTGPVRNGFLDSLGVNYDARGCVTVNEHFMTNLDGVFAGGDTKRGASLIVWAIAEGRKMAAGINQYLQANKSAKAGR
- a CDS encoding polyprenyl synthetase family protein → MSNGPTTLTLHSMADVWDVYREELEGVEEQIRKNLDSSVALVNTVAAHILNSGGKRVRPLFVLLSAHLCGYAGQDHQALGSLVEFIHTATLLHDDVVDDADLRRGRRTASKVWGNQISILVGDYLYSRAICQIVDFRNQGINEALSEACRKMAEGEVLQLYYNGNPLMPEPEYLRIIEHKTAGLIAASCKIGAIVAGATEELQEALFRFGQRLGIAFQLADDTLDYTANGEHLGKTLGQDLRQGKATLPLLHLLQHCPEPDRQLIKDRMETRTLTDEELRRIVALMQEYGSIAYAMERAHAFVAAAKRDLDLFHDNTAKRALSIAADYMVTRDR